DNA from Thermococcus sp. LS1:
ACGACTCCGTCTTTTATTCTTAACGGTATAAACCTGTCCAGCTCCTGGGCTTTGACGAGGACTTCCCTCTCCTTGAGGTTCAGCCTGTCGCTCAGGTCTTCGATAGTGGCCTCACCGTTGAGGAGCAAGTAGTGGAGTATCGCCAGCTGGGTCATGTCGCCGATTTCCTCCAGGTAGCGCTCTTTTATCTCCTTCATCAGCCTATCCCTTCTGCTCTCAACTGCCTGGAGGGCCTGGAGAATCTTCTCGAGCTCTCCGGTAAGCTCAAGGAATGAGGTAACCATACTAATGAGTGTTTCGTGCTCGAGGGGTATGCGAGAGAGGTCTATCTCAGTTTTTTCTATCAAGGGCTCACCCAGGTCAAGGCCACGGTACCAGAACAGGTTAGGGGTTACCGTGGTGACGTAAGTTCTGGATATGGCTATGTCATAGTACTTCCTTGCGGGCCCAATGAAGGGGCCTTCCCTCTCGTAGGACTTTAGGATGCCTTCGCGCTCCATGATTTTAAGGTGCTTGGCAACGGCTGTTGAGGAAACGCTCACCTTGCTGCTGAGGAAGCTGAAGTAGCATTCCGTACAGGTGAGGTGGCTGAGCAGATCGCGCCTCACCTTGTTTCCCAATATGTAAAAGATGTCCGGTTCAGTTTCAGTCATGACCCACACCACCCAAATCTGTGACGCAAAGCTTATATAGTGAACATTCAACCTTAGGTTGCAAACCTGGAGATTAAACTCCACCAGGTATTGTGCTCAAAGCGTTATAAACCTTTAGATGTGGAGGTGTCGAAAATGGGATTGATTAGTGATGCGGACAAGAAGGTTATCAAGGAGGAGTTCTTCTCCAAGATGACCAACCCAGTCAAGATTATCGGATTCATCGGGGAGGACCACTGCCAGTACTGTGACCAGCTCAAACAGCTGGTTCAGGAGCTTGCCGAGCTGAGCGACAAGCTCACTTATGAGTTCCACGACTTCAACAGCGAGGAGGGCAGGAAGCTCGCCGAGCAGTATGGCATCGATCGCGCCCCGGCCGTTACCATAACCCAGGACGGCAAGGACATGGGCGTCAGGTTCTTTGGCCTTCCTGCCGGTCACGAGTTCGGTGCCTTCCTTGAGGACATCGTCGACGTCAGCAACGCCCAGACCGACCTTATGCCTGATACGAAGGAGGAGCTTGCCAAGGTCGACAGAGACGTCAGAATACTCGTCTTCGTCACTCCGACCTGCCCGTACTGCCCGCTCGCGGTCAGGATGGCTCACAAGTTTGCCATCGAGAACACCAACGCCGGCAAGGGTAAGATAAGGGGTGACATGGTTGAGGCCATCGAGTATCCGGAATGGGCTGACCAGTACAGCGTCATGGCCGTCCCGAAGATCGTCATCCAGGTAGACGGCGAGGACAAGGTTCAGTTCGAGGGAGCTTACCCGGAGAAGATGTTCCTCGAGAAGCTTCTTGCCGCCCTCGAGTGAGGGCCTTTTCTTTAATCATTTGATTGTAGGATTATGTAATTACTGATAGCCCTTAGATTTCAAGATTGTGAACATGAGTTCACTGCCCTCAGTTCTCCTGGAGTCTTATTGAAACCTCGCTCTGCCATGAAGAGCGAGAAGATGAATTCAAAAAAATACGATCAAATTAACGAGTAAAAATGGGGAAGAGCCCCTTCAGAGAAGCATCCTCGCGTCGACGGCAACCGCGCTGTCCTCGTAGGCGAAGATCGGGTTGATGTCGAGCTCCTTGATCTCCGGAAGCTCAAGGGCAAGCTCGCCGACCTTGACGATTATATCCGCGAGAGCATCGATGTCCACCGGCTTCTCACCACGGGCTCCGGCGAGGATCGGGTAGGCCTTGATCTCCTTTATCATGTCGAGGGCTTCCTCCTTGGTTATCGGAGCAACACGGAAGGAAACGTCCTTGAGGATCTCAACAAAAATTCCACCGAGACCGAACATGATGGCCGGGCCGAACTGCGGGTCGCGGATCATACCGACGATGACCTCCTTGCCGAGTGGAAGCATCTTGTAGACGATGACGCCCCAGAGGTCGGCGTCCGGCTTGTAGTTCTTGGCGTTCTCCATGATGGTCTTGAATGCCTGCCTAGCTTCATCGTCGTTCTTGATGTTGACCTTGACACCGCCGGCGTCGCTCTTGTGGATGATCTGCGGAGAAACGATCTTCATGACGACAGGGTAGCCGATTTCACGGGCGAACTGAACGGCCTCCTCCTCGTTGGTGGCGACCTTGAAGTCCGGAACGGGGACGCCATAGAGCTTGAGTATCTCCTTGGCTTCCGGCTCGACGAGCTGCCTGTTTTCAGCCTTCGCCTTCTCGATTATCTCCCTAGCCTTTGCAATCCTGTCCATACCAATCACCTCATCAGCTTGACAGTTGTGAATCTCTCGGGAGAGTTAAAAGGGTTTCCATTTGCCAACCTTTCGTTTCGGCTCGATTTGAAGCGATAACCGGGGTATAAATACTATGCCGCCGAAAGGGATATAGGTGATTGCGATGAATAGAAAAATGATCGCTGGACTCGGAGGAATTTTAATTCTGATTCTGGCGGTTTTCTCGTTTCAGGGGGAGAAGGCTATGGATGCCAACACCACGGTTGTCCTCTACAATTCTGTCAGGATTGGGGTTATTGAAGAGACCATTGAGCTCGACCTGAATGAGGGAATTAACGATGTTCCCCTTGAGAAGCTGGCCGGGCTGAACATAGCAGAGGTGACGATAAGGCCGCTCGACGATGGAGTTAGAGTCCTCGGGATTTTCAGTAAGAGCTCCACTGGAGACGTTTACAGCGCCAACGTTGGAAGCGATGTCGAGATCAAGCTGAGGAGCGGCGATACCGTTACCGGAAAGTTCCTTGGCATCAAGAACGGCAAGCTTGCCATTCAGGGCGATTCATACTACCTCATCAACCCGAACGAGGTGGTTTACTTCAAAGCTGAGAACCTGGAGGGGGCTTCGAGCGTTTATGCGGCTATTCAGGCTGATGCAGCCGGCAAGTACCGCTTCGACGTAATATACCGTGTGGCAAACATGAGCTGGTCCTCTCGCTACAAGCTCTACATTGGGGATACCGCCAAGCTCTACGGCTATATCGTGATAGACAACCCCACTGCTCAGGCTTTTGAGGGTGCGAGGGTTCTCCTCGTTGCCGGTGATGTTCAGCTTTATCAGCAGGCCTTCCCGCAGCCGAGGGTTCTCTACGAAAAGGCCGAGATTGGTGTGGTAGAGCCGGGTGAACCTGAGAAGATAGAGGCATTTTATCTGTACAAGCTCGGTATAGTCGACCTGAGCCCTTCGAGCAAGATGGTCTTCCCGTACATCAGCTTCGAGGCTCCCTTTGAGAGGGAGTACCTCTACGAGAGCTATACATACGGTGGAGAGGGTGCAGTTTACGAGTCAATCTCCTTTAAGACGGATGACGTTCTTCCGGCTGGAGTCGTTGAGATTTACAGGGAGACTGAAGACGGGACGCTCCTGATAGGTGAGAGGATGATAGAGCACACGCCTGAGGGCGACATGCTCAGAATAGGGATCGGCAGAGACTACGACCTGAAAGGAAGCACCGTTCTCCTCGAGGAGAGGCACGCAGAGAGCTACTACTATTACAAGGTGAAGGTCACGCTCGAGAACTTCGGGGAAGAGACGAAAACCATAATAGTCCGGCACTACAAGTGGGGCAAGATAATCAGCTCGAGCATCGAGCCGATAAGCGAAAGGGCCAACTACGTCGAGTTCAAGGTTACGCTGAAGCCGGGAGAAAAGAAGGAGATAGTTTTTGACTACGAGAGCCGCTATTAGGACTTTCTCAGCGTTATCTCGAACCTCTTTTCTCCTTTTGTCACGTCCAGCACGAGCCCCTTGTCGTAGTCTATAAACCTCGTCCCAACGAGGGCGTAGCCTTCCTCCTTGAGGAACTCCACCATCTTCAGCCCGAGCTCATCGAACAGCTTCGCCG
Protein-coding regions in this window:
- a CDS encoding transcriptional regulator translates to MTETEPDIFYILGNKVRRDLLSHLTCTECYFSFLSSKVSVSSTAVAKHLKIMEREGILKSYEREGPFIGPARKYYDIAISRTYVTTVTPNLFWYRGLDLGEPLIEKTEIDLSRIPLEHETLISMVTSFLELTGELEKILQALQAVESRRDRLMKEIKERYLEEIGDMTQLAILHYLLLNGEATIEDLSDRLNLKEREVLVKAQELDRFIPLRIKDGVVKIDEEKLKQKLGGVEDAGED
- a CDS encoding thioredoxin family protein, with protein sequence MGLISDADKKVIKEEFFSKMTNPVKIIGFIGEDHCQYCDQLKQLVQELAELSDKLTYEFHDFNSEEGRKLAEQYGIDRAPAVTITQDGKDMGVRFFGLPAGHEFGAFLEDIVDVSNAQTDLMPDTKEELAKVDRDVRILVFVTPTCPYCPLAVRMAHKFAIENTNAGKGKIRGDMVEAIEYPEWADQYSVMAVPKIVIQVDGEDKVQFEGAYPEKMFLEKLLAALE
- a CDS encoding acetate--CoA ligase family protein encodes the protein MDRIAKAREIIEKAKAENRQLVEPEAKEILKLYGVPVPDFKVATNEEEAVQFAREIGYPVVMKIVSPQIIHKSDAGGVKVNIKNDDEARQAFKTIMENAKNYKPDADLWGVIVYKMLPLGKEVIVGMIRDPQFGPAIMFGLGGIFVEILKDVSFRVAPITKEEALDMIKEIKAYPILAGARGEKPVDIDALADIIVKVGELALELPEIKELDINPIFAYEDSAVAVDARMLL
- a CDS encoding DUF4139 domain-containing protein, which produces MNRKMIAGLGGILILILAVFSFQGEKAMDANTTVVLYNSVRIGVIEETIELDLNEGINDVPLEKLAGLNIAEVTIRPLDDGVRVLGIFSKSSTGDVYSANVGSDVEIKLRSGDTVTGKFLGIKNGKLAIQGDSYYLINPNEVVYFKAENLEGASSVYAAIQADAAGKYRFDVIYRVANMSWSSRYKLYIGDTAKLYGYIVIDNPTAQAFEGARVLLVAGDVQLYQQAFPQPRVLYEKAEIGVVEPGEPEKIEAFYLYKLGIVDLSPSSKMVFPYISFEAPFEREYLYESYTYGGEGAVYESISFKTDDVLPAGVVEIYRETEDGTLLIGERMIEHTPEGDMLRIGIGRDYDLKGSTVLLEERHAESYYYYKVKVTLENFGEETKTIIVRHYKWGKIISSSIEPISERANYVEFKVTLKPGEKKEIVFDYESRY